The Osmia bicornis bicornis chromosome 12, iOsmBic2.1, whole genome shotgun sequence genome includes a region encoding these proteins:
- the LOC114879167 gene encoding titin isoform X1, whose protein sequence is MSALSTGLCRPGIIFCLAVLLASQSNSAPVYDQDTTQVAEYDGATAGCYYNYQHYNEGDRIITNEPCLNCTCHNRMLMCYLRVCPFTKAIGQDCTVEKRPDQCCPVITCPEVPVQLLTSTTNAPAMPGSTALGFHDNYGCNVNDRFFADGAQLPVDPQNPCELCYCIRNRTTCVMQECTLRVAGCRPVYQPGVCCPVKYNCEYDEELSTTVEPTPGLIMTTTMAPGATPQCYHEGKIYEDGDLIYSTQPCQHCYCFRGDIACAVQDCGTPMKTHGKNCTAVPPPEGECCPTTYECEDDGHGGVVMLPKEEEVSTEKHILETTASTVTEAEKEAAEPETTEESFPGSDNVIPEDHKAASSTQEPVEASSAATEEPKKEELPTEESATPESTTAQQEVSKEYTTESVVSPTEPAVKLTEPPQEAEAEATEAPAAEEKGEEVTKLAEEEATRAATEPSIVSEVPESSSPKSEVQPEEATTMKEEKEPQPITEEAMPEEGQTEVTPEKEEQTGLPSTAKPEEETKVTEEGVPGLEHEPTATEPTLPKEEQPTEGAEKSTETPELLSEEKVTSPVAEAEVTTAKGLVEEQTTEAVKEAETPSLVSEPEEKVTTVASVEEETEKAATPEEVSSEKPAQEIPSTEQAPVEEEGKEKPLEVSPEEQQPTEAGVLPEEQGTTEAAVERKPEMPEHKAPEEMPALAPKKEDSLIPEEELMPAMTEKPPVEEEKLPEIPAQGPPGIPVTERVHESKAEDQEAVTEVHVTQGYVDMKPPEFHVPGSLVTEAPEKAPTTYLPPVAETTAAPKQQETTPSEEEGIDVRIPEEPSATEASVPEEQEKTEGAPAMTEAPQVPSEQKETTEGAPAMTEAPQVPGEQKETTEGAPAMTEAPQVPGEQKETTEGAPAMTEAPQVPGEQKETTEGAPAMTEAPQVPGEQKVTTEGAPQGTEITPGAEISTSTQQAPQEQTEQTEKPGVPEESTEVSSSEVPPSKEIAEELPTKGLTIDESGETSSEEVSDSSEEVTPAKGKPTEKEPEEHASEAPASEHPTEQPAVEEQTVESEKAVTEGAVPSTEAPGVEEAPTEVSAVPEEKPVTEKEPVSEEEKEITAGPEEKPATEPAEEQVTEKPSVEETPVTAKVPEAEEASTAQVPVAEEGEASEKPVVEEVPKEATTPEAEITAAPEEPTEGERPTEPTMVEVYPTVTVEEEQKTEKPESTERPAVEQTEGPVTKESSTEAAPEEQKTEEPTGVKEEVPTEGPMAEVPSTEETITKAEKEETEVPVKEHTPTPGPISERKEDEGITEKQLEERPEEMEGVQRPSLEEEKPTEKPMGEEGTSAMPASEEHVTEEPVGEGKPEEKEPSEEEPAEEEKEIESPAEEQKPVEKEKPTEMPVEKEKPAEEGKSTEAPAEEEKPAEEGKSTEAPAEEEKPAEEGKSTEAPAEEEEPAEEGKSTEAPAEEEKPAEEGKSTEAPAEEEKPAEEGKSTEAPAEEEKPAEEGKSTEAPAEEEKPAEEGKSTEAPAEEEKPVEEGKSTEAPAEEEKPVEEGKSTEAPAEEEKPAEEGKSTEAPVEEKPVEEEKSTEAPVEEEKPAEEGKSTEAPVKEEKPEEEGKSTEAPVEEKPVEEGKSTEAPVEKEKPEKEERPTEAPAIEEKPGEEERPTEEEKPVEEVTRKPAEEEKPTEEVPEAEEQTQVPAEGEEPSAEEKPTERPSEEQTPSEGLAEEQKPTEKSVEVEKPSEATPPQEIVPVSVEVPTEKSVEEEKPSEATPPQEIVPVSVEVPTEGPVTEEKPSEGPVAEEKPSEGAEAVPTETPSAGEVTSTSAPKELAELPTEVPKEVPEISTIGAEEGVSPTTEEAQTEGGVPQEKSTEAPAIPEEPTTVPSKLAPEQPAEEEKIPEEGTEKPAPPAEVSSTPTVPSEETTEQEVKLPEEGVSSEVPEVSSAQPAVSETTALPEETGLPEEEQKVSPPEEVATKVTVPTEEATQTPQEKETEAPSVEEKIAEPSTEKPTKEEGQPETTPHAEIPKVTTEQAAEQTTTAEVEQETTSEYPVHVPAAIPGEGNCLVEGQSYSNNSAVPPANACQLRCQCVSSIIQCDLVKCPPPPPHLSNCMPVYAGKDACCPMYSCDSTPTVGLESGNHMIEPEEKEQKTVSPSVGESTTEPAEGVKEPSTSPAPEAPTPSEETVAPSLVKEPEHVQTTPVGETAKEAEEHTTLSPVSPGQVESSSQIPAEETKEPSEVPSTPEKAEEEQVTKIPSTEQPVEGETPEEQPSTERAIEGQAPEEQPSSPAAGEEQTIVTTEAGEKEQTTSEIEKEPEASTVKPTSEQPSEGQRPEEEQPQATVSPVVPEEGVTKEAEVPSSSMVPELTSEGQPPSVTEGQKPLEEGSTVESVTQPEEEKEKESTPFEEEPVRPEQPTTEGGLSTAGQPSEAETERPSSPAEVETSTPEQKVTEGEEQEVTPVEQETVKPSPTEGEVPTEPTVKEASTSAPVSLPEEVTVPEVTKEEPTGTEAATEETVTEISKELETTKKPLPEEEQGMVTETEQPPAPTVVAEEQTKETPAPEGMVKATTEAAEEHTELPEEPEKLPEVPSSSEAAEAGTEQPSVSIEPEVTPEKEGVTEEQQVTEKIHEEGAQPAVSEEKQPEVTPSTEEQTPEAVSPAEEATPSVVSEGVTEGVPEITTPKAVSESTLPEEQTEQPAVEKQTVPAETTEEAVTEGVKEVQPTEPEPVRPEEQPTTEKVPSAPVEGEVPTTTTSPKLQVPEHTTEKEEEVTEALDVRTGTEPSTEQETAAPVAVETPEEPKPEEGTQKPSVEEGTSVEPTKMPVSEAEEHPSSTASPTVPDFVFPEEGIEEHKPVTGVPEEKATTVPSEVSPTPEEQPSVTEKKPEEPVPEVTQQTEAPSAEEGTGKPPAEEEKGEPEAETTPAVETEKTTEPTVKTPVEAASTETPEKAVPSEAPEQELPGVSEKVPEEGTEAPVKATEVPEEIAPSTEAPEKELPEVSEKLPEVSSEAPEQGYSTEAPERVTPAEEVPEKEIPTVAPEKAVTTEAPEKEIPSESPEEIVPTEAPEKVLPEEEGTEVPVKTLPEEAQPTEGAEKEKPIEEPEKIPEEEKPTEGEQQTAQPEKIPEEEKPTEGEQQTAQPEKIPEEEKPTEGEQQTAQPEETPQTTESVLIKEQTPSATESPQVEEKSTVLPITEEQPVPSPSTPAPELEATSPREEQAVTVESTETPVVPEEQEVSTKETEPSQPSEEPQPAVPPEVQPTEAPIEASTEQEVEKQPETERTPEAEQTVQPSTELPEEKSTVEPTIPEEHTVEGISMKPEEGPQPTEPSVEEHVTKAHPLPTEPTEEGQEPEVEGLPGHEATLPETVPTTEKEELPEGHLTIGDEEHVQPVNQTEVAETPEHPSHEGTSTSAPQVPEYPEQPVPGEETPPFPGQEDDYPDEDDQAIYGPGTCRYGGKVYVSAQQIPRDDPCDFCFCFRSDIICLQQSCPPPISGCHEEPISGFCCPRYECPVSMATSMNVTTTTTTTTTTLPPHFHPHAYKGAAKRSGCQIRGQAYRVGEVIRSASGPCLQCTCGGDGNMKCDPRVCSPEPMLRQMIAAATARRRR, encoded by the exons ATGTCGGCCTTGAGCACCGGGCTCTGTCGACCCGGGATTATATTCTGTCTGGCTGTTCTACTGGCATCGCAATCCAATTCTG CGCCCGTATACGACCAGGATACCACACAAGTAGCAGAATACGATGGAG CCACAGCCGGATGCTATTACAATTACCAGCACTACAACGAGGGTGACCGAATAATCACGAACGAGCCATGTCTGAACTGCACGTGTCACAACCGGATGCTGATGTGCTATCTGAGAGTCTGTCCGTTCACGAAGGCGATCGGCCAGGACTGCACCGTCGAGAAACGTCCGGATCAATGCTGTCCCGTGATTACCTGTCCGGAAGTACCGGTGCAGTTACTCACCTCGACCACTAACGCACCGGCGATGCCCGGTTCCACTGCCCTCGGCTTCCACGATAACTATGGCTGCAACGTTAACGACAGATTCTTCGCGGACGGTGCCCAATTGCCCGTCGATCCACAGAATCCTTGCGAGTTGTGCTATTGCATCAGGAACAGGACCACTTGCGTGATGCAGGAGTGCACCCTACGCGTGGCTGGATGCAGGCCAGTCTATCAACCCGGCGTATGTTGTCCGGTCAAATACAATTGCG AATACGACGAGGAACTTTCAACGACGGTTGAACCGACGCCTGGCCTGATAATGACAACCACGATGGCTCCTGGAGCGACGCCGCAGTGCTACCACGAAGGAAAGATTTACGAGGACGGTGATTTGATTTACTCGACGCAACCTTGTCAACATTGCTACTGTTTCCGCGGTGACATCGCGTGCGCCGTGCAAGACTGCGGAACGCCCATGAAGACCCACGGAAAGAACTGCACCGCTGTGCCACCGCCCGAAGGGGAATGTTGCCCGACGACCTACGAGTGTG AAGATGACGGACATGGTGGAGTCGTGATGCTACCAAAAGAAGAGGAAGTGTCTACCGAGAAGCACATCCTGGAGACCACAGCATCGACCGTAACGGAAGCCGAGAAGGAGGCCGCGGAACCTGAAACGACCGAGGAATCCTTCCCAGGTTCTGACAACGTTATTCCCGAGGATCACAAAGCAGCAAGCAGCACCCAGGAACCTGTCGAAGCTTCATCCGCTGCCACTGAAGAACCTAAGAAAGAGGAACTTCCAACAGAAGAAAGCGCTACTCCAGAGTCCACAACGGCGCAGCAAGAAGTTTCGAAGGAATACACGACCGAGAGCGTTGTTTCTCCTACGGAACCAGCAGTCAAGCTGACGGAACCACCTCAGGAAGCTGAAGCTGAAGCAACCGAGGCACCAGCCGCTGAAGAAAAGGGTGAAGAAGTGACTAAATTAGCGGAAGAAGAAGCTACTCGAGCAGCCACTGAACCGTCAATCGTTTCGGAAGTACCGGAGTCGTCTTCACCGAAATCAGAGGTTCAACCTGAGGAAGCAACTACGATGAAGGAAGAGAAGGAACCTCAACCGATTACCGAAGAAGCGATGCCGGAAGAGGGACAAACCGAGGTCACGCCAGAGAAAGAAGAACAGACTGGACTGCCAAGTACCGCGAAACCggaagaagaaacgaaggtAACCGAAGAAGGTGTACCTGGTTTGGAGCACGAACCAACCGCGACTGAACCTACCTTGCCCAAAGAAGAGCAACCAACTGAAGGAGCTGAGAAATCTACAGAAACGCCAGAGCTTCTGAGTGAGGAAAAAGTGACGTCCCCAGTTGCTGAAGCTGAAGTAACCACGGCTAAGGGTTTGGTCGAAGAACAAACGACTGAAGCGGTTAAAGAAGCGGAAACACCTTCGCTCGTTTCAGAACCGGAAGAGAAGGTAACAACGGTAGCTTCAGttgaagaagaaacagaaaaggCTGCGACACCTGAGGAAGTATCTTCTGAGAAACCAGCTCAGGAAATTCCAAGCACTGAACAAGCTCCGGTTGAAgaggaaggaaaagagaaaccATTAGAAGTTAGCCCAGAAGAGCAACAACCAACGGAAGCTGGTGTTCTTCCCGAAGAACAAGGAACTACCGAGGCTGCGGTTGAACGGAAACCAGAAATGCCGGAACACAAAGCTCCTGAAGAAATGCCTGCATTGGCTCCCAAGAAAGAGGACTCGCTTATTCCTGAAGAAGAACTCATGCCCGCTATGACAGAGAAGCCTCCCGTTGAAGAGGAAAAACTCCCTGAAATTCCGGCACAAGGACCTCCTGGTATTCCTGTGACCGAGCGCGTGCACGAGAGCAAAGCTGAGGACCAGGAAGCGGTCACTGAAGTTCACGTGACCCAAGGTTACGTCGACATGAAACCACCAGAATTCCATGTGCCAGGAAGTCTCGTTACTGAAGCACCAGAGAAAGCACCTACGACATACCTTCCTCCAGTAGCGGAAACAACAGCAGCTCCGAAGCAACAAGAGACAACGCCtagcgaagaagaaggaattGATGTGAGGATACCAGAAGAGCCTTCCGCTACTGAAGCCTCGGTGCCCGAAGAACAAGAAAAGACAGAGGGTGCTCCAGCGATGACCGAAGCTCCTCAGGTTCCAAGTGAACAGAAAGAAACGACGGAAGGTGCTCCAGCGATGACCGAAGCTCCTCAGGTTCCAGGTGAACAGAAAGAAACGACGGAAGGTGCTCCAGCGATGACCGAAGCTCCTCAGGTTCCAGGTGAACAGAAAGAAACGACGGAAGGTGCTCCAGCGATGACCGAAGCTCCTCAGGTTCCAGGTGAACAGAAAGAAACGACGGAAGGTGCTCCAGCGATGACCGAAGCTCCTCAGGTTCCAGGCGAACAGAAAGTAACGACGGAAGGTGCTCCTCAAGGTACCGAAATTACTCCTGGTGCAGAGATCTCAACATCGACGCAACAGGCTCCACAGGAACAAACTGAACAAACGGAGAAACCAGGTGTACcggaagaaagtactgaaGTTTCATCGTCCGAAGTTCCACCGTCGAAGGAAATTGCAGAAGAGTTGCCAACGAAAGGACTCACCATTGACGAATCTGGAGAAACCTCTTCCGAGGAAGTTAGTGATTCCAGCGAAGAAGTAACTCCTGCTAAAGGTAAACCAACTGAGAAAGAACCCGAAGAACATGCATCTGAAGCACCTGCATCGGAACATCCAACGGAGCAGCCAGCTGTTGAAGAACAGACGGTAGAAAGTGAGAAAGCAGTTACCGAAGGCGCTGTCCCCTCGACGGAAGCTCCAGGTGTTGAAGAAGCACCCACGGAAGTCAGTGCAGTTCCGGAAGAGAAACCTGTAACAGAAAAGGAACCGGTTagcgaagaagagaaagaaattacAGCTGGTCCAGAAGAAAAGCCTGCTACTGAACCAGCCGAAGAACAGGTGACTGAGAAACCAAGTGTTGAAGAAACTCCAGTCACAGCTAAGGTACCTGAAGCTGAGGAAGCAAGTACAGCACAAGTTCCAGTAGCTGAAGAAGGTGAAGCAAGCGAGAAGCCTGTTGTGGAAGAAGTTCCAAAAGAGGCAACTACACCAGAAGCTGAAATTACTGCAGCACCTGAGGAACCAACTGAAGGTGAGAGACCAACAGAACCCACAATGGTTGAGGTTTATCCAACGGTGACTGTAGAAGAAGAGCAGAAGACAGAGAAACCAGAATCCACGGAACGACCCGCTGTTGAACAGACTGAAGGTCCAGTAACCAAAGAATCGTCCACTGAAGCAGCTCCGGAAGAACAAAAGACGGAAGAGCCTACAGGTGTGAAGGAGGAGGTTCCAACCGAAGGACCAATGGCTGAAGTACCATCGACTGAGGAAACAATTACCAAAgcagaaaaggaagaaactGAAGTTCCGGTTAAGGAACATACACCAACTCCTGGTCCCATTTCTGAACGTAAAGAGGACGAAGGAATAACGGAGAAGCAGCTTGAAGAACGACCAGAGGAAATGGAAGGCGTTCAGAGGCCATCTCTTGAAGAAGAGAAGCCTACTGAAAAGCCAATGGGAGAGGAAGGAACATCTGCAATGCCTGCTTCTGAAGAGCATGTAACTGAAGAGCCTGTTGGAGAAGGAAAGCCTGAAGAGAAAGAACCAAGTGAAGAAGAACCTgctgaagaagaaaaggaaattgaaaGTCCTGCTGAAGAGCAGAAACCTGTAGAGAAAGAAAAACCGACTGAGATGCCTGTTGAAAAAGAGAAACCTGCAGAGGAAGGAAAGTCAACTGAGGCACCAGCCGAAGAAGAGAAACCTGCAGAggaaggaaaatcaaccgaAGCACCTGCTGAAGAAGAGAAACCTGCAGAggaaggaaaatcaaccgaGGCACCTGCTGAAGAAGAGGAACCTGCAGAGGAAGGAAAGTCAACCGAGGCACCTGCTGAAGAAGAGAAACCTGCAGAGGAAGGAAAGTCAACTGAGGCACCAGCCGAAGAAGAGAAACCTGCAGAGGAAGGAAAGTCAACCGAGGCACCTGCTGAAGAAGAGAAACCTGCAGAGGAAGGAAAGTCAACTGAGGCACCAGCCGAAGAAGAGAAACCTGCAGAGGAAGGAAAGTCAACCGAGGCACCAGCCGAAGAAGAGAAACCTGTAGAGGAAGGAAAGTCAACCGAGGCACCAGCCGAAGAAGAGAAACCTGTAGAGGAAGGAAAGTCAACCGAGGCACCTGCTGAAGAAGAGAAACCTGCAGAggaaggaaaatcaaccgaGGCACCTGTTGAAGAGAAACCTGTAGAGGAAGAAAAGTCAACCGAGGCACCTGTTGAAGAAGAGAAACCTGCAGAGGAAGGAAAGTCAACCGAGGCACCTGTTAAAGAAGAGAAACCTGAAGAggaaggaaaatcaaccgaGGCACCTGTTGAAGAGAAACCTGTAGAGGAAGGAAAGTCAACAGAGGCACCAGTTGAGAAAGAGAAACctgaaaaagaggaaagaccAACTGAAGCTCCTGCAATAGAAGAAAAGCCTGGTGAAGAAGAGAGACCAACTGAAGAAGAAAAACCTGTGGAAGAAGTAACTAGAAAACCTGCAGAGGAAGAGAAACCAACCGAAGAAGTTCCTGAAGCGGAAGAACAAACTCAGGTACCTGCTGAAGGAGAGGAACCTTCTGCGGAAGAAAAACCAACTGAAAGGCCAAGCGAGGAACAAACACCGTCAGAAGGACTTGCTGAAGAACAGAAGCCAACTGAAAAATCTGTGGAAGTAGAGAAACCAAGTGAAGCGACACCTCCTCAGGAAATTGTACCAGTATCTGTAGAAGTTCCAACTGAAAAATCTGTGGAAGAAGAGAAACCAAGTGAAGCGACACCTCCTCAGGAAATTGTACCAGTATCTGTAGAAGTTCCAACAGAAGGTCCAGTGACTGAAGAGAAACCATCCGAAGGTCCAGTGGCTGAAGAGAAACCATCCGAAGGTGCTGAAGCTGTACCCACAGAAACTCCCAGTGCAGGAGAAGTTACTAGTACATCCGCTCCTAAGGAACTAGCTGAATTGCCAACAGAAGTTCCAAAAGAGGTACCCGAAATTTCAACGATCGGTGCTGAAGAAGGAGTCTCGCCAACAACGGAAGAAGCCCAAACGGAGGGTGGTGTGCCACAAGAAAAATCGACTGAAGCTCCTGCAATCCCTGAAGAACCCACAACAGTGCCTTCTAAATTAGCTCCAGAACAACCTGCTGAAGAAGAAAAGATACCCGAAGAAGGTACTGAAAAACCAGCACCCCCAGCTGAAGTATCATCGACACCAACAGTTCCAAGCGAAGAAACCACCGAACAAGAAGTTAAACTGCCCGAAGAAGGTGTCAGCTCTGAAGTACCTGAAGTATCATCCGCTCAGCCTGCAGTCTCCGAAACCACAGCACTTCCTGAAGAAACAGGATTACCGGAAGAAGAACAGAAAGTCTCGCCTCCTGAAGAGGTAGCAACGAAAGTGACCGTACCGACTGAGGAAGCTACGCAAACTCCTCAGGAAAAGGAAACAGAAGCTCCATCTGTAGAGGAGAAGATAGCCGAACCATCGACTGAGAAACCGACCAAGGAGGAAGGTCAACCAGAAACAACGCCACATGCGGAAATACCGAAGGTGACGACCGAACAAGCTGCCGAACAGACAACCACAGCTGAAGTTGAACAGGAAACGACGTCAGAGTATCCGGTTCATGTGCCAGCAGCGATTCCAGGAGAAGGCAACTGTCTGGTCGAAGGACAATCTTACAGCAACAATTCTGCTGTGCCTCCTGCTAATGCCTGTCAACTCCGTTGTCAGTGTGTCAGCAGCATCATCCAATGCGACCTTGTTAAGTGTCCACCGCCACCTCCTCATCTGTCCAACTGCATGCCCGTGTACGCGGGCAAAGACGCCTGCTGCCCTATGTACAGCTGCGACTCGACGCCTACGGTGGGTCTGGAATCTGGCAATCATATGATCGAACCAGAAGAAAAGGAGCAGAAGACTGTGTCACCTTCGGTCGGCGAATCAACAACGGAACCTGCCGAAGGCGTTAAGGAACCATCGACGAGCCCAGCACCTGAAGCGCCCACACCCAGCGAAGAAACTGTTGCGCCTAGTTTGGTCAAGGAGCCTGAACACGTACAAACCACTCCCGTCGGAGAAACTGCCAAAGAAGCTGAAGAGCACACCACGCTTAGTCCGGTGTCTCCGGGGCAGGTAGAGTCTTCTAGTCAAATTCCTGCAGAGGAGACGAAAGAACCTTCGGAAGTGCCAAGTACACCGGAGAAGGCTGAAGAAGAGCAGGTAACGAAGATTCCATCTACCGAACAACCAGTCGAAGGCGAAACTCCTGAAGAGCAACCATCCACCGAGCGAGCAATCGAAGGCCAAGCTCCTGAAGAACAGCCATCGAGTCCAGCTGCTGGTGAAGAACAGACGATCGTAACAACGGAAGCCGGTGAGAAAGAACAAACTACCTCTGAAATTGAAAAGGAACCCGAAGCTTCTACCGTGAAACCAACGAGCGAACAGCCGTCCGAAGGACAGAGACCTGAAGAAGAGCAGCCACAAGCAACAGTTTCCCCTGTGGTTCCGGAAGAAGGTGTTACCAAGGAAGCCGAAGTTCCAAGTTCATCCATGGTACCAGAACTTACTTCAGAAGGCCAACCACCGTCGGTTACCGAAGGTCAGAAACCATTGGAAGAAGGAAGTACCGTAGAATCAGTTACTCAGCctgaagaagagaaagaaaaggaatcaACGCCGTTTGAAGAAGAACCCGTTCGACCTGAACAGCCGACAACAGAGGGTGGACTATCGACTGCTGGTCAACCAAGTGAAGCGGAAACTGAAAGACCATCCTCTCCTGCTGAAGTAGAAACATCTACTCCAGAGCAAAAGGTCACAGAAGGTGAAGAACAGGAAGTCACCCCTGTAGAACAAGAAACTGTTAAACCTTCGCCTACAGAAGGTGAAGTTCCCACTGAACCAACGGTAAAAGAAGCCTCTACGTCAGCTCCAGTGTCTCTTCCTGAAGAAGTAACTGTTCCGGAAGTAACTAAGGAAGAACCAACTGGTACCGAAGCAGCTACAGAAGAAACTGTGACAGAAATCAGCAAAGAATTGGAAACAACCAAGAAACCACTTCCTGAGGAAGAACAAGGCATGGTAACTGAAACTGAGCAACCCCCGGCACCTACGGTCGTAGCTGAAGAACAAACCAAAGAAACTCCTGCACCCGAGGGTATGGTTAAGGCTACCACGGAAGCTGCTGAAGAGCACACCGAACTTCCTGAAGAACCTGAAAAATTACCTGAGGTACCAAGTTCTAGCGAAGCTGCTGAGGCTGGTACTGAACAACCATCGGTGTCCATCGAACCTGAAGTAACACCAGAAAAGGAAGGAGTTACAGAAGAACAGCAAGTTACTGAAAAAATACATGAAGAAGGTGCACAACCTGCTGTGTCTGAAGAGAAACAACCAGAAGTTACTCCATCCACGGAGGAACAAACTCCCGAAGCAGTTTCACCTGCTGAAGAAGCAACACCGTCTGTAGTTTCTGAAGGAGTTACTGAAGGAGTACCTGAAATAACTACTCCGAAAGCAGTGTCTGAATCTACATTACCTGAAGAACAAACTGAGCAACCTGCAGTGGAGAAGCAAACGGTACCTGCTGAAACGACCGAAGAAGCAGTCACGGAAGGAGTCAAGGAAGTACAGCCTACAGAACCAGAACCTGTACGACCAGAAGAGCAACCGACGACTGAAAAAGTACCAAGTGCTCCAGTCGAAGGTGAAGTGCCTACAACTACAACGTCGCCTAAACTCCAAGTTCCGGAACATACgacagagaaagaggaagaggtCACAGAAGCCCTCGATGTCAGGACAGGAACGGAACCGTCGACTGAACAGGAAACTGCTGCGCCAGTAGCTGTTGAAACTCCCGAAGAACCGAAACCTGAAGAGGGAACTCAAAAACCAAGCGTAGAAGAGGGTACGTCAGTAGAACCGACCAAGATGCCAGTATCTGAAGCCGAAGAACATCCTAGTTCAACCGCTTCACCAACGGTTCCTGACTTCGTTTTCCCCGAAGAAGGAATCGAGGAACATAAACCCGTAACAGGTGTACCTGAAGAGAAAGCAACAACGGTGCCGAGCGAGGTGAGTCCAACTCCCGAGGAACAACCATCTGTTACCGAGAAGAAACCAGAAGAACCTGTACCAGAAGTAACGCAACAGACAGAGGCACCTTCAGCAGAAGAGGGAACTGGAAAACCaccagcagaagaagaaaagggagaACCTGAAGCTGAAACAACCCCGGCAGTGGAGACTGAAAAGACGACTGAACCTACTGTTAAGACACCTGTCGAAGCTGCTTCAACTGAAACGCCAGAGAAAGCAGTTCCTAGTGAAGCACCAGAGCAAGAACTTCCTGGAGTGTCCGAAAAGGTGCCGGAAGAAGGTACCGAGGCACCCGTGAAAGCCACCGAAGTTCCTGAAGAGATCGCTCCTAGCACAGAGGCTCCAGAGAAAGAACTTCCTGAAGTATCAGAGAAACTTCCTGAAGTGTCCTCTGAGGCTCCTGAACAAGGCTACTCGACTGAGGCTCCCGAGAGAGTAACACCTGCTGAAGAAGTACCAGAGAAAGAGATTCCAACTGTAGCACCAGAAAAGGCAGTTACCACCGAAGCACCGGAGAAAGAAATTCCAAGCGAATCTCCGGAAGAGATTGTACCTACTGAAGCACCAGAGAAGGTCCTTCCAGAGGAAGAAGGTACCGAAGTACCAGTGAAGACCCTCCCTGAAGAGGCACAACCTACCGAAGGAGCAGAGAAAGAAAAGCCTATCGAGGAACCTGAAAAGATTCCAGAAGAGGAGAAACCAACAGAAGGTGAACAACAAACGGCGCAACCTGAAAAGATTCCAGAAGAGGAGAAACCAACAGAAGGTGAACAACAAACGGCGCAACCTGAAAAGATTCCAGAAGAGGAGAAACCAACAGAAGGTGAACAACAGACGGCGCAACCTGAAGAGACTCCACAAACTACAGAGAGTGTTCTAATCAAAGAACAAACACCAAGCGCAACTGAATCTCCTCAGGTTGAAGAAAAGTCGACTGTGCTTCCAATTACTGAAGAACAACCAGTACCATCGCCCAGCACACCGGCTCCAGAACTTGAAGCGACCTCTCCTCGCGAAGAACAAGCTGTCACGGTAGAATCCACGGAAACGCCGGTTGTTCCCGAAGAACAGGAAGTCTCGACGAAGGAAACTGAACCGAGCCAACCGTCGGAAGAACCGCAGCCTGCTGTTCCTCCGGAAGTTCAGCCAACTGAAGCTCCGATCGAAGCATCGACCGAACAGGAAGTAGAGAAACAGCCAGAAACTGAAAGAACTCCGGAAGCAGAGCAAACGGTTCAACCATCGACGGAACTGCCCGAGGAGAAGAGTACCGTGGAACCAACGATACCTGAAGAGCACACAGTGGAAGGTATTTCGATGAAACCTGAAGAAGGTCCACAGCCTACCGAACCGTCTGTCGAAGAACACGTCACGAAAGCTCATCCTCTTCCAACGGAACCCACGGAAGAAGGACAAGAACCAGAAGTAGAAGGTCTTCCAGGTCACGAAGCCACGTTACCAGAAACTGTCCCGACAACCGAGAAAGAAGAATTGCCCGAAGGTCATCTCACGATTGGGGATGAAGAACACGTTCAACCGGTTAATCAGACCGAGGTTGCCGAAACACCTGAACATCCTAGCCACGAAGGTACGAGTACCTCAGCTCCGCAGGTACCCGAATATCCAGAGCAACCGGTGCCTGGCGAGGAAACTCCACCCTTCCCAGGGCAAGAGGATGATTATCCCGACGAAGACGATCAAGCGATCTACGGACCGGGCACTTGCCGATACGGTGGCAAGGTCTACGTATCGGCTCAGCAGATACCTAGAGACGATCCTTGCGACTTCTGCTTCTGCTTCAGAAGCGACATTATCTGTCTACAACAAAGCTGTCCGCCGCCGATCTCAGGATGTCACGAGGAGCCGATCAGCGGTTTCTGTTGCCCGAGATACGAGTGTCCTGTCTCGATGGCCACGTCGATGAACGTCACCACGACAACGACCACCACCACGACCACGTTGCCACCTCACTTCCACCCCCACGCGTACAAGGGAGCCGCGAAACGAAGCGGCTGTCAAATTCGCGGACAAGCGTACCGCGTTGGAGAAGTCATTAGGTCCGCGTCGGGACCTTGTCTTCAATGCAC tTGCGGAGGGGACGGTAACATGAAGTGTGATCCACGAGTGTGCAGCCCGGAACCGATGCTGAGGCAAATGATCGCGGCAGCCACGGCCAGAAGAAGGAGATGA